A genome region from Dickeya dadantii NCPPB 898 includes the following:
- the hybA gene encoding hydrogenase 2 operon protein HybA, giving the protein MNRRNFFKLASAGALLAGTPLATEAAATNRPPIPGSLGMLYDSTLCVGCQACVSKCQQVNKLDYKPDSTVYAGGAATWSNNDKLSPYTNNIIQVWRSGDGKNKDQTQNGYAYIKKQCMHCVDPNCVSVCPVSALKKDPKTGVVHYDASVCTGCRYCMVACPFNVPKYDYENPLGKLHKCELCNQPELARLDKGGMPGCVEVCPTGAVIYGTREQLLEEAKRRLALKPGDEYAYPRQTLDRKDSYLHTVPSYERYVYGEKEAGGTQVLVLAGVPYQNLEMPALDPLSTGARSEHIQHTLYKGMVLPLAVLAGLSVLVHRNTRAEREETHDSQEKPHDGA; this is encoded by the coding sequence GTGAACAGACGCAATTTTTTCAAGCTGGCTTCCGCCGGGGCGCTGTTGGCGGGCACGCCGCTGGCGACTGAAGCGGCGGCCACCAACCGGCCGCCCATTCCCGGCTCGCTCGGCATGCTGTACGACTCCACGCTGTGCGTGGGCTGTCAGGCGTGCGTGAGCAAATGCCAGCAGGTCAATAAGCTGGATTACAAGCCGGACAGCACCGTCTATGCCGGCGGCGCGGCGACCTGGTCCAACAACGACAAGCTTAGCCCGTACACCAACAACATCATTCAGGTGTGGCGCAGCGGCGACGGCAAAAACAAGGATCAGACGCAAAACGGCTATGCCTACATCAAGAAACAGTGCATGCACTGCGTCGATCCTAACTGCGTATCGGTGTGCCCGGTGTCGGCGCTGAAGAAAGACCCAAAAACCGGCGTGGTGCATTACGACGCCAGCGTCTGTACCGGCTGCCGTTACTGCATGGTGGCCTGTCCGTTCAATGTGCCGAAGTACGACTATGAAAACCCGCTCGGCAAACTGCACAAATGCGAGCTGTGTAATCAGCCTGAACTGGCGCGGCTCGACAAAGGCGGCATGCCGGGATGCGTGGAAGTGTGTCCGACCGGGGCGGTGATTTACGGCACCCGCGAGCAACTGCTGGAAGAAGCGAAACGCCGGCTGGCGCTCAAGCCGGGCGACGAATACGCCTATCCACGTCAAACGCTGGATCGTAAGGACAGCTACCTGCACACCGTGCCGAGCTATGAACGCTATGTCTATGGCGAGAAAGAAGCGGGCGGCACGCAGGTGCTGGTGCTGGCCGGGGTGCCGTACCAGAACCTGGAGATGCCGGCGCTGGATCCGCTCTCCACCGGCGCGCGTTCGGAGCACATCCAACACACGTTGTACAAGGGGATGGTGCTGCCGCTGGCGGTGCTGGCCGGGTTGTCGGTGCTGGTGCATCGCAATACCCGCGCCGAGCGGGAAGAGACGCACGACTCACAGGAGAAACCTCATGACGGCGCATAA
- the hybO gene encoding hydrogenase 2 small subunit: MNGENMMLSHHGINRRDFMKLCAALAATMGLKEAAAAEMAQSLTSPQRPPVIWIGAQECTGCTESLLRATHPTIENLLLNTISLEYHEVLSAAFGEQAEENKHRAIEQYKGKYVLVVDGSIPLKDGGIYCMVAGKPIVEHIRAAAEHAAAIVAIGSCSAWGGVPASGSNPTGAASLQAVLPGKTVINIPGCPPNPHNFLATVAHIITYQRAPALDSQNRPTFAYARLIHENCERRPHFDAGRFAKEFGDEGHRQGWCLYHLGCKGPETYGNCPTLEFCDVGGGIWPVGIGHPCYGCNEEGIGFTKGIFQLANVENPTPRVEKPSVTSPEGGNSSATATGLIGGVLGAVAGVSLMAVRELGRQQKQQDAGNASREG, from the coding sequence ATGAATGGGGAAAATATGATGCTTTCCCATCACGGCATCAATCGCCGTGATTTTATGAAGCTATGTGCAGCACTTGCCGCCACCATGGGGTTGAAAGAGGCCGCCGCCGCAGAAATGGCCCAGTCACTGACGTCCCCCCAGCGTCCGCCGGTGATCTGGATTGGCGCGCAGGAATGTACCGGATGTACCGAATCCCTGCTGCGCGCCACCCACCCGACCATTGAAAATCTGCTGCTGAATACTATCTCGCTGGAATATCACGAAGTCCTCTCCGCCGCGTTTGGCGAGCAGGCGGAAGAAAACAAACACCGCGCTATCGAGCAGTACAAAGGCAAATACGTACTGGTGGTAGACGGCTCCATCCCGCTGAAAGATGGCGGTATTTACTGCATGGTGGCCGGCAAGCCGATTGTCGAACATATCCGCGCTGCCGCCGAGCATGCCGCGGCGATCGTCGCCATCGGTTCCTGCTCCGCCTGGGGCGGGGTGCCGGCCAGCGGTTCCAACCCGACCGGCGCCGCCAGCTTGCAGGCGGTGTTGCCGGGCAAAACCGTTATCAATATTCCCGGTTGCCCGCCCAATCCGCACAACTTCCTGGCGACCGTGGCGCACATCATCACCTATCAGCGCGCGCCGGCGCTCGACAGCCAGAACCGTCCTACCTTCGCCTATGCCCGACTGATCCACGAAAACTGCGAGCGTCGCCCGCATTTCGACGCCGGCCGCTTCGCCAAAGAGTTCGGCGACGAAGGGCACCGTCAGGGGTGGTGCCTCTACCATCTGGGTTGCAAGGGGCCGGAAACCTACGGCAACTGCCCGACGCTGGAATTCTGCGACGTGGGTGGTGGTATCTGGCCGGTGGGGATTGGTCATCCGTGCTATGGCTGTAACGAGGAGGGCATCGGGTTTACCAAGGGTATTTTCCAACTGGCCAACGTGGAAAACCCGACGCCGCGGGTCGAGAAACCGTCGGTCACCAGCCCGGAAGGCGGCAACAGTTCCGCCACGGCCACCGGGCTTATCGGCGGCGTGCTGGGGGCGGTGGCGGGCGTCAGCCTGATGGCGGTGCGTGAACTGGGTCGCCAGCAAAAACAGCAGGACGCCGGCAACGCATCCCGGGAGGGTTAA
- a CDS encoding ABC-F family ATPase, with protein sequence MLVTNNITMQFGSKPLFENISVKFGGGNRYGLIGANGCGKSTFMKILGGDLAPSAGNVAIDTNERVGKLRQDQFAFEQYSVLDTVIMGHAELWEVKEERDRIYALSEMSEEDGYRVADLEVKYGEMDGYSAESRAGELLLGVGIPMEQHYGLMSEVAPGWKLRVLLAQALFSNPDILLLDEPTNNLDIDTIRWLEQVLNERSSTMIIISHDRHFLNMVCTHMADLDYGELRIYPGNYDEYMTAATQARERLLADNAKKKAQIADLQSFVSRFSANASKSRQATSRARQIEKIQLEEVKASSRQNPFIRFDQDKKLFRNALEIDGLTKGFDNGPLFSQLKMLVEVGEKVAILGTNGIGKSTLLKTLVGELTPESGTVKWSENVRIGYYAQDHEYEFDGDLTVFDWMSQWKQENDDEQAVRSVLGRLLFSQDDIRKKVKVLSGGEKGRMLFGKLMMEKPNILVMDEPTNHLDMESIESLNMALELYQGTLLFVSHDREFVSSLANRIVEITPGKVIDFSGNYEDYLRSRGIQ encoded by the coding sequence GTGCTGGTAACCAATAATATTACGATGCAATTCGGCAGTAAGCCGTTGTTTGAAAACATTTCTGTCAAATTTGGCGGCGGTAACCGCTATGGATTGATCGGCGCTAACGGCTGCGGCAAATCCACATTTATGAAGATCCTCGGCGGCGATCTGGCGCCGAGCGCAGGCAATGTCGCCATCGACACGAATGAGCGGGTCGGTAAACTGCGCCAGGATCAGTTCGCATTTGAGCAATACAGCGTGCTGGATACGGTGATCATGGGGCACGCCGAACTGTGGGAAGTCAAAGAAGAACGCGACCGTATCTATGCGCTGAGCGAAATGAGCGAGGAAGATGGTTACCGGGTCGCGGATCTGGAAGTCAAATACGGCGAAATGGATGGTTACAGCGCGGAATCGCGCGCCGGCGAACTGCTGCTGGGCGTAGGGATTCCGATGGAGCAGCATTACGGGTTGATGAGCGAGGTGGCGCCGGGCTGGAAACTGCGTGTATTGCTGGCGCAGGCGCTGTTTTCCAATCCGGATATTCTGCTGCTGGACGAACCAACCAACAACCTGGACATTGATACCATCCGCTGGCTGGAGCAGGTGCTGAACGAGCGCAGCAGCACCATGATCATCATTTCCCATGACCGTCACTTCCTCAATATGGTTTGCACTCACATGGCGGATCTGGACTACGGCGAATTGCGTATCTACCCAGGCAACTATGACGAGTACATGACGGCGGCGACGCAGGCGCGTGAACGTCTGCTAGCCGACAACGCCAAGAAGAAGGCGCAGATCGCCGACCTGCAGTCGTTTGTCAGCCGCTTTAGCGCCAATGCCTCCAAATCGCGTCAGGCGACGTCCCGCGCCCGTCAGATAGAGAAAATCCAGCTGGAAGAAGTGAAAGCGTCCAGCCGTCAGAACCCGTTTATCCGCTTCGATCAGGACAAGAAACTGTTCCGTAACGCGCTGGAAATCGATGGGTTGACCAAAGGCTTTGATAACGGCCCGCTGTTCAGCCAACTGAAAATGCTGGTGGAAGTGGGGGAGAAAGTGGCGATTCTCGGTACGAACGGGATCGGTAAATCTACCCTGCTGAAAACGCTGGTCGGCGAACTGACGCCGGAGTCCGGTACGGTCAAATGGTCGGAAAACGTCCGTATTGGCTATTACGCGCAGGATCACGAGTACGAGTTTGACGGCGATCTCACCGTGTTTGACTGGATGAGCCAGTGGAAGCAGGAGAACGACGACGAGCAGGCGGTGCGCAGCGTGCTGGGTCGTCTGCTGTTTTCTCAGGACGATATCCGCAAGAAGGTCAAGGTACTGTCCGGAGGTGAAAAGGGACGGATGCTGTTTGGTAAGTTGATGATGGAAAAACCGAACATTCTGGTGATGGACGAACCGACCAACCACCTGGATATGGAATCCATTGAATCGCTGAACATGGCGCTGGAGCTGTATCAGGGCACGCTGCTGTTCGTGTCTCACGACCGTGAATTCGTCAGCTCGCTGGCGAACCGTATTGTGGAAATCACCCCGGGTAAAGTGATTGATTTCAGCGGCAACTACGAAGATTATCTGCGCAGCCGCGGAATCCAATAA